From Virgibacillus natechei, the proteins below share one genomic window:
- a CDS encoding glycosyltransferase family 2 protein, whose product MLKDITAILVHYTNQSVLYKALTSLNKISSRIQSVIVLQEEEMPLDVMDKYDWFDRIEYTMAEGNDLGATLNHTINKISSSYVLFLYDTDYLSSSHLDSLSLSNPKSVLETFYHNQNIIIHQPVLVRTSYLKKQPFLSNLQLPFKEAILPAWLSNVDNSLKCFKKGIVSQSRKNSSTNTIEKQKNIQKYQLQKTNTNHPSLAVLISTYNMEAYVETAVVSCLLQNEQLEQLLIMDDGSTDNSYKQLQSWSDGKRVRLFNKKNGGKARALNELLPLVTSEFVMELDADDWLDPDAISVIKKYLSELPQDISVLYGNLRKWKQMESDVLFKGVAKGTLIKGRADLLSYRFPLGPRIYRTSSLKSAGGFPVIAFENGRIYEDVSMLNQLIGDSRFWYHDFTVYNVREHKDSITKNNLSNWKGFLKTLK is encoded by the coding sequence ATGTTGAAAGATATAACTGCTATTCTCGTGCATTATACGAATCAGTCCGTATTGTATAAAGCGTTAACCTCTTTAAATAAAATTAGCTCTAGAATTCAATCGGTTATTGTTTTGCAGGAAGAGGAAATGCCTTTAGATGTGATGGATAAATATGATTGGTTTGATCGAATTGAATATACGATGGCGGAAGGTAATGATTTAGGGGCAACACTGAATCATACGATCAATAAAATAAGCAGTTCTTATGTCCTCTTTCTATACGATACAGATTATCTTTCATCTTCCCATTTAGATTCTCTTAGCCTATCCAATCCTAAGTCAGTTTTAGAAACCTTCTATCATAATCAGAACATTATTATTCACCAACCTGTGCTAGTTCGTACTTCTTATCTAAAAAAGCAACCTTTCTTATCAAACCTCCAACTTCCATTCAAGGAAGCGATTCTTCCTGCCTGGCTTTCAAATGTAGACAATTCTCTTAAATGCTTTAAAAAGGGGATTGTGAGCCAATCAAGGAAAAATAGTTCTACTAATACGATAGAAAAACAAAAAAATATACAGAAATACCAGCTGCAGAAAACCAACACGAACCATCCGAGCCTTGCCGTCTTAATTTCAACTTATAATATGGAAGCTTATGTTGAAACTGCCGTTGTTTCCTGCCTTTTACAAAATGAACAATTGGAACAGTTGCTGATCATGGATGACGGCTCAACGGATAACTCCTATAAGCAACTTCAAAGTTGGAGTGATGGAAAAAGAGTGAGGCTATTCAACAAAAAAAACGGGGGGAAAGCTAGGGCGTTAAACGAGCTATTGCCCCTTGTTACGAGTGAATTTGTAATGGAACTTGATGCCGACGATTGGCTCGATCCCGATGCTATTTCCGTTATTAAAAAGTATCTTTCGGAACTTCCTCAAGATATTTCGGTGTTGTATGGCAATCTAAGAAAGTGGAAGCAAATGGAGAGTGATGTTCTCTTTAAAGGGGTAGCGAAAGGAACGCTTATAAAGGGAAGAGCTGACCTGTTATCTTATCGTTTCCCTCTAGGGCCGAGGATTTATCGGACTTCTTCACTAAAGAGCGCAGGGGGATTCCCCGTGATTGCGTTTGAAAATGGAAGGATTTATGAAGACGTAAGTATGTTAAACCAATTAATAGGAGATTCCCGGTTTTGGTATCATGATTTTACTGTTTATAATGTACGCGAACACAAGGATAGTATCACAAAAAATAATCTATCAAACTGGAAGGGATTTTTAAAGACGCTAAAATAG
- a CDS encoding DUF6036 family nucleotidyltransferase: MIQLNELKNEFEGLEVLSKHEKMLQICALLTAYFQKDNIKPIIVGGLSVEIYTRNNYTTYDIDLITDGHDKFDDLLTNHLGFARKGRSWYHEKLEISIEIPANFLEGNKEKVISIELENGRNIFVIGIEDIIIHRLESALVSQPDNPDWTSDYEWAKRMFQIHKFDTAIMDLNYLLNASKEAGTANIIRQWMK, translated from the coding sequence ATGATCCAGCTGAATGAACTAAAAAATGAATTTGAGGGGCTTGAAGTCTTATCAAAGCATGAAAAAATGCTGCAAATATGTGCTTTGTTAACGGCGTATTTTCAAAAAGATAATATTAAACCAATAATTGTCGGTGGCTTATCTGTAGAAATCTACACACGAAATAATTATACAACGTATGATATAGACTTGATCACAGATGGGCATGATAAATTCGATGATCTATTAACAAACCATCTTGGATTCGCCCGAAAAGGTCGCAGTTGGTATCACGAAAAATTAGAAATATCCATTGAAATTCCAGCTAACTTTTTAGAGGGGAATAAGGAGAAAGTAATCAGTATTGAATTAGAAAATGGAAGAAATATCTTCGTCATTGGAATAGAAGACATAATTATCCATCGTTTAGAGTCTGCTTTAGTTTCTCAGCCGGATAACCCGGATTGGACAAGTGACTATGAGTGGGCGAAAAGAATGTTCCAAATTCATAAGTTTGATACAGCTATCATGGATTTAAATTATTTGCTTAATGCTTCCAAAGAAGCAGGCACAGCTAACATTATTAGACAATGGATGAAATAG
- a CDS encoding exodeoxyribonuclease III, translating into MKLVSWNVNGIRACVRKGFLDYFHEVNADIFCLQETKLQEGQIELDLEGYHQYWNYAVRKGYSGTAVFTKKKPLSVRYGVGSDNHQEEGRIITLEFDKFYLVNVYTPNSKRDLTRLDDRLEWENELYRYIKKLDAEKPVIYCGDLNVAHNEVDLKNHKTNHGNSGFTTEERGKMTRLLESGFVDSLRYFYPDTEGLYSWWSYMKTIRERNVGWRIDYFIVSERMTYLLKDSQVHQQVMGSDHCPVMLEMDPPE; encoded by the coding sequence ATGAAACTTGTATCTTGGAATGTAAACGGAATTCGCGCATGTGTAAGAAAAGGGTTTTTAGATTATTTTCATGAAGTAAATGCTGATATCTTCTGTCTTCAGGAAACAAAGTTACAGGAAGGACAAATTGAATTAGACTTAGAAGGCTATCATCAGTATTGGAATTATGCAGTAAGGAAAGGGTATTCGGGTACAGCAGTCTTTACAAAGAAAAAGCCATTATCAGTCAGATACGGCGTGGGAAGTGATAACCACCAAGAAGAAGGGCGTATCATTACACTCGAATTCGATAAATTTTACTTAGTAAATGTGTATACCCCTAATTCCAAGAGAGATCTAACAAGATTAGACGATCGATTAGAATGGGAAAATGAACTATATCGTTATATAAAAAAGCTGGATGCTGAAAAACCGGTTATCTATTGTGGCGATCTTAACGTCGCGCATAATGAAGTTGATTTAAAAAATCATAAGACCAATCATGGGAATTCAGGATTCACTACAGAAGAACGTGGGAAGATGACGCGACTCTTGGAATCCGGCTTTGTCGATAGCCTAAGGTATTTCTACCCAGATACAGAAGGTCTATACTCTTGGTGGTCCTATATGAAAACGATCCGAGAAAGGAATGTCGGATGGAGAATTGATTATTTTATTGTGTCCGAAAGAATGACATACTTATTAAAAGATTCCCAGGTTCATCAACAAGTGATGGGAAGCGATCATTGCCCTGTGATGTTGGAAATGGATCCTCCAGAATAG
- a CDS encoding GntR family transcriptional regulator — MIMNFNNRDPVYVQVVRKFKEEIATGTIDPGEAIPSRRELANKLKINPNTAQRAYKEMEEQGLIHTEGNLPSKITKDEKVLESVRGELIEEAVDSFVASIHSINVPLDEIVGLIREKYTSGGDKHD, encoded by the coding sequence ATAATTATGAATTTTAATAATCGGGATCCTGTCTATGTGCAGGTTGTCCGCAAATTTAAAGAAGAGATTGCTACCGGTACCATAGATCCCGGCGAGGCGATTCCATCAAGAAGAGAATTGGCGAACAAATTAAAAATAAATCCCAATACAGCACAGCGAGCGTATAAAGAGATGGAGGAACAGGGCTTGATTCATACAGAGGGTAATTTACCTAGTAAGATTACAAAAGATGAAAAAGTTCTAGAATCAGTTAGAGGAGAACTCATCGAAGAAGCGGTAGATTCTTTCGTGGCATCTATCCATTCGATAAACGTTCCACTCGATGAAATAGTAGGTTTGATCAGAGAAAAGTACACAAGTGGGGGGGATAAGCATGATTGA
- a CDS encoding DegT/DnrJ/EryC1/StrS family aminotransferase, which translates to MSNNTFNQIPMVDLKEELTLIRTPILEMVTEVLNSGEYILGEKGEKLEKLVAEYVEASYGIGVANGTDALQLSLMALDIGPGDDVITTPFTFFATGETIAQVGAQPIFVDIEEANYNMDPSKIEEAITQNTKAIIIVHLNGKSANMKEIMAIANKYNLRVIEDACQAIGTEYDGSRVGAIGDIGCFSFFPSKNLGAFGDAGLVTTNHKALYEKISQLRNHGSEKKYQHSSIGMNSRLDELQAAILLVKLYYLDIFLHKRKEVARRYTEKLNNLLKKPPISENREHTFHQYCIELDKRDELVSELKNNGIASAIYYPIPLHLQQAFHYLHYKKGDFPIAEKTAEKILALPISPTLSFQKQDYIISTVNKFLENNG; encoded by the coding sequence ATGTCAAACAACACGTTTAACCAAATACCAATGGTTGATTTAAAAGAAGAATTAACGCTTATAAGAACCCCCATCTTAGAGATGGTAACCGAGGTATTAAATAGTGGGGAATATATATTGGGGGAAAAAGGAGAAAAACTGGAAAAGTTAGTAGCTGAATATGTAGAGGCTTCCTATGGTATTGGGGTAGCAAACGGCACTGACGCCCTACAATTATCTCTAATGGCATTAGATATTGGCCCTGGCGACGACGTGATCACCACACCATTTACCTTTTTTGCCACTGGAGAGACAATTGCGCAAGTAGGCGCTCAACCCATTTTTGTCGATATCGAAGAAGCTAACTATAATATGGACCCCTCTAAAATTGAAGAAGCAATAACACAAAACACAAAAGCTATAATTATAGTCCACTTGAATGGAAAATCTGCTAATATGAAAGAAATAATGGCGATAGCAAACAAGTATAATTTGAGGGTAATAGAAGATGCTTGTCAAGCAATAGGGACAGAATATGATGGGAGTAGAGTTGGAGCAATTGGCGATATTGGCTGCTTCTCCTTCTTTCCGTCGAAAAACCTTGGAGCATTTGGAGATGCTGGTTTAGTCACAACCAATCATAAAGCGCTTTATGAAAAGATTAGTCAACTCCGGAATCATGGGAGTGAGAAGAAATACCAACATTCATCGATTGGTATGAATAGCAGACTTGATGAACTTCAGGCAGCTATTCTACTTGTTAAATTATATTATCTAGACATCTTTTTGCATAAGCGAAAGGAGGTCGCAAGAAGGTACACGGAAAAGCTCAATAATCTCTTAAAAAAGCCACCAATCTCAGAAAATCGAGAACACACTTTTCATCAATACTGTATTGAATTAGATAAAAGAGATGAATTAGTTTCAGAATTAAAAAATAACGGTATTGCCTCGGCTATTTATTATCCCATCCCTCTACATTTGCAGCAGGCCTTCCACTATCTTCATTATAAAAAGGGGGATTTCCCGATTGCGGAAAAAACTGCCGAAAAAATATTGGCACTCCCTATCTCCCCTACGTTATCTTTTCAAAAACAAGACTATATCATTTCAACCGTAAATAAATTTTTGGAGAACAATGGATAA
- a CDS encoding MBL fold metallo-hydrolase gives MQKKDPIQLDNRIHLIDGFDLDVPDRTGSYVIDEEALTIVETGPSPSIKHVKEGLKTLGFSLDQVKYIIVTHIHLDHAGGAGLLVKECPNATVVVHPRGERHLVNPKKLAAGARAIYGESFSDLFDPIIPVPEERLLVKGEGDTLQIGSACTLEFLDTPGHSKHHFSIYDPISKGMFTGDTVGIRYEQLIREGIDLFLPSTSPNQFDPNAMQASIDRMMDMKLERIYFGHFGMTEKTDQALDQVSEWLDIFVEEGERVVSEGKGYDVLAKALLGRVRHHLREFDIPDEHEAYIVINLDMQVSALGIMDYFKKLKQ, from the coding sequence ATGCAGAAAAAAGATCCAATCCAACTAGATAATCGCATTCATTTGATAGATGGATTTGATTTAGATGTACCAGATAGAACAGGCTCCTATGTTATCGATGAAGAAGCATTAACGATTGTTGAAACAGGTCCTAGTCCATCGATAAAACATGTTAAAGAAGGATTGAAAACATTAGGTTTTTCTTTGGATCAGGTAAAATATATCATTGTTACCCATATTCATCTTGATCACGCTGGTGGAGCAGGTTTATTAGTAAAAGAATGTCCGAATGCCACTGTGGTTGTTCACCCACGAGGGGAAAGACACCTAGTGAATCCGAAGAAATTGGCGGCAGGAGCGAGAGCTATATATGGCGAAAGTTTTTCGGACTTATTTGATCCAATTATCCCTGTTCCCGAAGAGCGATTACTCGTAAAAGGAGAAGGGGACACGCTTCAAATTGGCTCAGCATGTACACTTGAATTTTTGGATACACCAGGACATTCCAAGCATCATTTCAGTATTTATGATCCTATAAGTAAAGGAATGTTCACTGGAGATACAGTTGGCATCCGCTATGAACAGCTAATTCGTGAAGGTATTGATTTGTTTCTTCCTTCTACTTCGCCAAACCAATTCGATCCTAATGCAATGCAAGCTTCTATTGACCGGATGATGGATATGAAGCTAGAGCGGATTTATTTCGGTCATTTTGGTATGACGGAAAAAACAGATCAAGCGTTAGATCAAGTGTCAGAATGGTTGGATATATTTGTCGAAGAAGGGGAGCGAGTTGTGTCAGAAGGTAAGGGGTATGACGTTCTTGCTAAAGCCTTGTTAGGAAGAGTTAGACATCACCTCCGGGAATTTGATATTCCGGATGAACACGAGGCCTATATCGTGATAAATTTAGATATGCAGGTTAGTGCACTTGGAATTATGGATTATTTTAAAAAGCTAAAGCAGTAG
- a CDS encoding ABC transporter ATP-binding protein — MIEVKEITKKFGRKKVLNGVSFTANKGEITCLIGINGVGKTTILNAVMALTPINSGEILINKEKVNKQSYEIVTFIPDAITMMPQMRISEAMEFMQDFYDNWNQERATELLKFFKLEERERISDLSKGNTAKVNLLLGLALDVDFLLMDEPFSGIDIFSREQIAEVFASHLVEDRGVIITTHEINDIEHLIDKVVLLDNGKVLKAFNSEEVRETQGKSVVDVMREVYQP, encoded by the coding sequence ATGATTGAGGTTAAAGAGATCACGAAAAAGTTTGGCCGAAAAAAAGTATTGAATGGCGTTTCATTCACAGCTAATAAAGGAGAAATAACATGTCTCATCGGTATTAACGGTGTGGGTAAGACAACGATCTTGAATGCGGTTATGGCATTAACACCAATCAATTCTGGTGAAATTTTAATCAATAAAGAGAAAGTAAATAAACAGAGTTACGAAATAGTTACCTTTATTCCTGATGCCATTACAATGATGCCGCAAATGCGTATATCAGAAGCGATGGAGTTTATGCAGGATTTTTACGATAACTGGAACCAGGAACGCGCAACAGAATTACTTAAATTTTTTAAATTAGAGGAAAGGGAGCGGATCTCGGATTTATCAAAAGGGAATACAGCTAAAGTGAATCTGCTGCTTGGATTAGCGCTGGATGTTGATTTTCTGTTAATGGACGAACCGTTTTCCGGGATTGATATTTTCAGCAGGGAGCAAATTGCTGAGGTGTTCGCAAGTCATTTAGTGGAAGATCGTGGGGTTATTATTACGACACATGAAATTAATGATATTGAACACTTAATTGATAAAGTAGTATTGCTTGATAACGGAAAGGTTCTAAAAGCCTTCAACAGTGAGGAAGTCCGGGAAACGCAAGGAAAATCCGTCGTTGATGTAATGAGAGAGGTGTATCAGCCATGA